The following coding sequences are from one Bradyrhizobium sp. WSM471 window:
- a CDS encoding tetratricopeptide repeat protein, with the protein MRTSRRTIVAFVLGATALAAPALAFDGAPVSQKDATIPVVTTLPGAAGKVRNVPPVVPQETSLSALQYAAEGGHPIAQWKLGRMYANGDGVAQDDVRAFEYFTRIANAHAEDSPSAPQAQIVANAFVALGRYYLSGIPNSKVKPDQERAREMFSYAASYFGNADAQYDLARLYLKTPDASREDFRYGARWLGLAAQKGQHEAQALLGQMLFNGDRLPRQAARGLMWLTLARDSAGSDETWIKENYNRAFAKASDDDRAMCLQMLEQWVQGRRE; encoded by the coding sequence ATGCGGACATCTAGGCGTACCATCGTTGCGTTTGTGTTGGGGGCTACCGCGCTGGCCGCGCCGGCGCTCGCCTTTGACGGCGCACCCGTCAGCCAGAAGGATGCGACCATCCCGGTGGTCACGACGTTGCCGGGCGCAGCAGGCAAGGTGCGCAATGTACCGCCAGTCGTGCCCCAGGAAACCTCGCTCAGCGCCCTGCAATATGCCGCGGAGGGGGGCCACCCCATCGCGCAGTGGAAGCTCGGCCGCATGTACGCCAATGGCGACGGCGTCGCCCAGGACGATGTGCGTGCGTTCGAGTATTTCACCCGCATCGCCAACGCGCACGCCGAGGACAGCCCGTCGGCGCCGCAGGCGCAGATCGTCGCCAACGCCTTTGTGGCGCTCGGCCGCTATTATCTCAGTGGCATCCCGAATTCGAAGGTCAAGCCGGACCAGGAGCGGGCGCGGGAGATGTTCTCGTATGCCGCGTCCTATTTCGGCAACGCGGATGCGCAATACGATCTCGCCCGCCTGTACCTGAAGACGCCGGACGCTTCGCGCGAGGATTTCCGCTACGGCGCACGCTGGCTTGGGCTCGCCGCGCAGAAGGGCCAGCACGAGGCCCAGGCGCTGCTCGGCCAGATGCTATTCAACGGCGACCGCCTGCCGCGGCAGGCCGCGCGCGGCCTGATGTGGTTGACGCTGGCGCGCGACAGCGCAGGCAGCGACGAGACCTGGATCAAGGAAAACTACAACCGCGCCTTCGCAAAGGCCTCCGACGACGATCGCGCCATGTGCCTGCAGATGCTGGAGCAATGGGTGCAGGGCCGCCGGGAGTGA
- the ilvD gene encoding dihydroxy-acid dehydratase — translation MDAKSNIKQRLPSRHVTEGPARAPHRSYLYAMGLTTDQIHQPFVGVASCWNEAAPCNISLMRQAQAVKKGVASAGGTPREFCTITVTDGIAMGHDGMRSSLPSRECIADSVELTIRGHAYDALVGLAGCDKSLPGMMMAMVRLNVPSIFIYGGSILPGNFRGQQVTVQDMFEAVGKHSVGAMSDEDLDEIERVACPSAGACGAQFTANTMATVSEAIGLALPYSAGAPAPYEIRDAFCMTAGEQVMELIAQNIRPRDIVTRKALENAAAVVAASGGSTNAALHLPAIAHECGIKFDLFDVAEIFKKTPYVADLKPGGRYVAKDMFEVGGIPLLMKTLLDNGFLHGDCMTVTGRTIAENLKSVKWNPHQDVVHPADKPITVTGGVVGLKGNLAPEGAIVKVAGMSNLRFTGPARCFDREEDAFEAVQKRTYREGEVIVIRYEGPKGGPGMREMLQTTAALTGQGMGGKIALITDGRFSGATRGFCIGHVGPEAAIGGPIGLLEDGDIIEIDAVAGTLNVKLSDQELAQRKTKWTARATNHTTGALWKYAQQVGPAVGGAVTHPGGAHEKQCYADI, via the coding sequence ATGGACGCGAAGAGCAACATCAAGCAGAGGCTGCCGAGCCGTCACGTGACGGAAGGCCCTGCGCGCGCGCCTCATCGGTCCTACCTCTACGCCATGGGTCTGACCACCGACCAGATCCACCAGCCCTTCGTCGGCGTCGCCTCGTGCTGGAACGAGGCCGCGCCCTGCAACATCTCCCTGATGCGCCAGGCGCAGGCGGTGAAGAAGGGCGTCGCATCCGCCGGCGGCACGCCGCGCGAATTCTGCACCATCACAGTGACCGACGGCATCGCCATGGGCCATGACGGCATGCGCTCCTCGCTGCCGTCGCGCGAATGCATCGCCGATTCCGTCGAATTGACGATCCGCGGTCACGCCTATGACGCCCTCGTTGGCCTGGCCGGCTGCGACAAGTCGCTGCCGGGCATGATGATGGCGATGGTCCGCCTCAACGTGCCCTCGATCTTCATCTATGGCGGCTCGATCCTGCCCGGCAATTTCCGGGGCCAGCAGGTGACCGTGCAAGACATGTTCGAAGCCGTCGGCAAGCACTCCGTCGGCGCGATGTCCGACGAGGACCTCGACGAGATCGAGCGCGTGGCGTGCCCCTCGGCGGGTGCCTGCGGCGCGCAGTTCACCGCCAACACGATGGCGACCGTCTCCGAGGCGATCGGGCTGGCGCTGCCGTACTCGGCTGGTGCTCCGGCCCCCTATGAAATTCGTGACGCCTTCTGCATGACCGCGGGCGAGCAGGTCATGGAGCTGATCGCCCAAAACATCCGGCCGCGCGACATCGTCACCCGCAAGGCGCTGGAGAATGCCGCCGCGGTGGTCGCCGCGTCCGGTGGCTCGACCAATGCTGCACTGCACCTACCGGCAATCGCGCACGAGTGCGGCATCAAGTTCGACCTGTTCGACGTCGCCGAAATCTTCAAAAAGACACCGTACGTCGCGGATTTGAAGCCGGGCGGCCGTTATGTCGCCAAAGACATGTTTGAAGTAGGTGGCATACCGCTTCTGATGAAGACGCTGCTCGACAACGGATTTCTCCACGGTGACTGCATGACCGTCACCGGTCGAACGATCGCCGAAAACCTCAAAAGCGTGAAGTGGAATCCGCACCAGGACGTGGTGCACCCGGCAGACAAACCCATCACCGTCACCGGCGGTGTGGTCGGTCTGAAGGGCAATCTGGCGCCAGAAGGTGCGATCGTGAAAGTCGCGGGAATGTCCAACCTCAGGTTCACCGGTCCGGCCAGGTGCTTCGACCGTGAGGAGGATGCTTTCGAGGCCGTCCAGAAGCGCACCTACCGCGAAGGCGAAGTCATCGTGATCCGCTACGAGGGGCCGAAGGGCGGTCCCGGCATGCGGGAAATGCTCCAGACCACCGCGGCGCTGACCGGCCAGGGCATGGGCGGCAAGATCGCGCTCATCACCGACGGCCGCTTCTCCGGCGCAACCCGCGGCTTCTGCATCGGCCATGTCGGGCCGGAAGCCGCCATCGGCGGCCCGATCGGGCTGCTCGAGGACGGCGATATCATCGAGATCGACGCGGTCGCCGGTACCCTTAACGTAAAATTGAGCGACCAGGAGCTTGCCCAGCGCAAGACCAAATGGACCGCTCGCGCGACTAACCACACGACGGGCGCGCTCTGGAAATATGCTCAGCAGGTTGGACCAGCGGTCGGTGGGGCAGTGACCCATCCGGGCGGCGCGCACGAGAAACAGTGCTATGCGGACATCTAG
- a CDS encoding adenylate/guanylate cyclase domain-containing protein: MPLFNQSIRRKIVGIALGLIVLMLVTSILSMVMSSQVGVLLDELTNRYIPAYSHLARANIRSLERALALRRMVMTKMQLPSDEEGYAARLRDFEALDHKFEEEAETARKLINAIIDDPRTYSDNAALARLDVRIESAVAELRRNLDEGNMKLLKQIEAKDMAEARGTLEQLDSLRDAFNRKVDAIRGDMLTQVFFSTSQVISRQYQAIIVSGVVTLLAAVLGFAFALLVSSGITRPVRLLLAGTREVEAGRFDKTITVSTQDEIGELAAAFNRMTEQLRHNERVRETFGRYIDPKVVQGLIDRPEVAIDGERRVMTIMFCDMSGFTAMSEGMTPRGLVRVMNHYFTVMSGPIRSNRGIIDKYIGDAIMSYWGPPFIEEEEQAQLACFAALDMAEQLPALQKQLPDLLGIRAMPAPCDLRIGIATGEVLTGSIGSELMMSFTVMGDAVNLASRLEAVNKAYGTRILISQATADATGSHFELREVDRLAVAGQSAAQTIFEVMGRAGALTAAQESLRSHYAGGLAAYRARRFDEARAGFNAALEAVPGDGPSRAMLARLTRFEANPPDEGWDGAWRLEQK, from the coding sequence ATGCCGCTCTTCAACCAGTCGATCCGGCGCAAGATCGTCGGCATCGCCCTCGGATTGATCGTCCTGATGCTGGTCACCTCGATCCTGTCGATGGTGATGTCGAGCCAGGTCGGCGTCCTGCTGGACGAGCTGACCAACCGTTACATCCCGGCGTACAGCCATCTCGCCCGCGCCAATATCCGCTCGCTGGAGCGGGCGCTGGCGCTGCGGCGCATGGTCATGACGAAGATGCAGTTGCCGTCGGACGAGGAGGGCTACGCGGCGCGGCTTCGCGATTTCGAGGCATTGGACCACAAGTTCGAGGAGGAGGCCGAGACCGCGCGCAAGCTCATCAACGCCATCATCGACGACCCCAGGACCTATTCCGACAACGCCGCACTGGCACGGCTCGACGTTCGTATCGAAAGCGCTGTCGCCGAGCTGCGGCGCAATCTGGACGAGGGCAATATGAAGCTGCTCAAGCAGATCGAGGCCAAGGACATGGCCGAGGCCCGCGGGACGCTCGAACAGCTCGATTCGCTGCGCGATGCGTTCAACCGGAAGGTCGACGCGATCCGCGGCGACATGCTGACGCAGGTCTTCTTCTCGACGTCGCAGGTGATCAGCCGACAATACCAGGCGATTATCGTGTCGGGAGTCGTGACCTTGCTGGCGGCGGTGCTCGGATTTGCCTTTGCGCTCCTGGTATCCAGCGGCATTACGCGCCCAGTGCGGCTGCTGCTCGCCGGCACGCGCGAGGTCGAGGCCGGCCGCTTCGACAAGACCATCACCGTCTCCACCCAGGACGAGATCGGCGAGCTGGCCGCAGCCTTCAACCGCATGACCGAGCAGCTCAGGCACAATGAGCGCGTCCGCGAGACATTCGGTCGCTACATCGATCCCAAGGTGGTGCAGGGGCTGATCGACCGGCCGGAGGTCGCGATCGATGGCGAACGCCGGGTGATGACCATCATGTTCTGCGACATGAGCGGCTTCACCGCGATGAGCGAGGGTATGACTCCGCGCGGGCTGGTCAGGGTGATGAACCACTATTTCACCGTCATGTCCGGTCCGATCAGGAGCAACCGCGGCATCATCGACAAATATATCGGCGATGCCATCATGTCCTACTGGGGCCCGCCCTTCATCGAGGAGGAGGAGCAGGCTCAGCTTGCCTGCTTCGCCGCGCTCGACATGGCCGAGCAGTTGCCGGCACTGCAGAAGCAGTTGCCTGACCTGCTCGGCATCCGCGCCATGCCCGCGCCCTGCGACCTGCGCATCGGGATCGCCACCGGCGAGGTCCTGACCGGCAGCATCGGCTCCGAGCTGATGATGAGCTTCACCGTGATGGGCGATGCCGTGAACCTCGCCTCGCGGCTGGAGGCCGTCAACAAGGCCTATGGCACCCGTATCCTGATCTCGCAGGCGACGGCGGATGCGACCGGCTCGCACTTCGAATTGCGCGAGGTCGATCGTCTTGCAGTCGCCGGCCAGAGCGCGGCGCAAACAATCTTCGAGGTGATGGGCCGGGCAGGCGCGCTCACGGCCGCGCAGGAGAGCCTGCGTTCGCACTACGCTGGAGGCCTCGCCGCCTATCGCGCCCGCCGTTTCGACGAGGCCCGCGCCGGCTTCAACGCGGCACTTGAAGCCGTCCCGGGCGACGGCCCCTCGCGGGCAATGCTTGCCCGTCTCACGCGGTTCGAGGCCAATCCGCCGGACGAGGGCTGGGACGGCGCCTGGCGGTTGGAGCAGAAATAG